From Neobacillus sp. PS2-9, the proteins below share one genomic window:
- a CDS encoding aspartate kinase: protein MGLVVQKFGGTSVGSVERILNVAACVKDETERGNNVVVVVSAMGKSTDKLVGLAKEISNQPNKREMDMLLSTGEQVTIALLSMALNQQGLPAVSYTGWQAGIVTEPVHGNARISTIKTESIKNQLTEGKVVIVAGFQGITEDGEITTLGRGGSDTTAVALAAALKADKCDIYTDVTGVFTTDPRYVKEARKLLSVSYDEMLELANLGAGVLHPRAVEFAKNYQVRLEVRSSMEKIEGTVIEGEATMEQNLVVRGVAFEDDITKVTVLGLTNSLTSLSTIFTTLAQNHINVDIIIQSTTEGGTANLSFSIHTDDLLETLKVLEDNKAVLGYEQLDAENKLAKVSIVGSGMISNPGVAAKMFEVLASNGIQIKMVSTSEIKVSAVLEEKNMLKAVELLHRAFELGN, encoded by the coding sequence ATGGGCTTAGTTGTACAAAAATTCGGGGGAACCTCCGTTGGCAGTGTAGAAAGAATTTTAAATGTAGCAGCCTGTGTAAAAGATGAAACAGAGAGAGGCAATAACGTTGTTGTCGTTGTTTCTGCTATGGGAAAATCCACGGACAAGCTTGTTGGTCTAGCGAAGGAAATTTCCAATCAACCTAATAAACGGGAAATGGATATGCTCCTTTCGACAGGCGAGCAGGTAACCATTGCCTTATTATCTATGGCTTTAAATCAACAAGGTCTACCAGCGGTTTCCTATACAGGCTGGCAAGCGGGAATTGTAACAGAACCTGTCCATGGAAACGCACGAATTTCAACGATCAAGACAGAATCCATTAAAAACCAACTTACAGAAGGCAAGGTTGTTATTGTAGCAGGATTCCAAGGAATAACTGAAGATGGGGAAATCACCACTCTTGGTCGAGGGGGTTCTGATACGACAGCGGTTGCATTAGCAGCGGCGTTAAAAGCAGATAAATGTGATATTTACACGGATGTAACAGGTGTATTTACAACAGATCCAAGATATGTGAAAGAGGCCCGTAAGTTATTATCCGTTTCCTATGACGAAATGCTGGAGCTTGCCAATCTCGGTGCAGGTGTACTGCATCCAAGAGCGGTAGAATTTGCTAAAAATTATCAAGTAAGACTTGAAGTCCGTTCAAGCATGGAGAAAATCGAAGGAACAGTCATTGAGGGGGAAGCAACAATGGAACAAAATTTAGTTGTACGTGGTGTCGCGTTTGAAGATGATATTACAAAGGTTACCGTTTTGGGGTTAACCAATTCCTTAACCAGCCTATCAACGATTTTTACTACTCTTGCTCAAAATCACATTAACGTTGATATTATTATTCAAAGCACAACAGAAGGAGGAACGGCTAATTTATCTTTCTCCATACATACCGATGATTTGTTAGAGACATTAAAGGTATTAGAAGACAATAAAGCTGTACTTGGCTATGAACAACTTGATGCAGAGAATAAACTGGCAAAGGTTTCTATTGTGGGTTCAGGCATGATTTCTAATCCGGGTGTGGCTGCGAAAATGTTTGAAGTTCTTGCTTCAAATGGCATCCAAATCAAAATGGTCAGCACCTCTGAAATTAAAGTGTCTGCTGTGTTAGAAGAGAAGAATATGTTAAAAGCAGTTGAACTCCTCCACCGTGCATTTGAGCTTGGAAATTAA